A stretch of Zonotrichia albicollis isolate bZonAlb1 chromosome 32, bZonAlb1.hap1, whole genome shotgun sequence DNA encodes these proteins:
- the LOC141726072 gene encoding uncharacterized protein LOC141726072: MESSEEPVAEAVWSGSTARQGEANGEEKPRRSLSRRGCKGRARGSEGERASLGHGGAQRSELGPREQLQGGEEKPHKCSECGKSFKRRSCLIVHQRTHTGSEGEKPSLEQGQRSELGVHEQLQGGEEKPHKCSECGKSFRWRSKLTAHLRGHTGERPFECAECHQRFCTNSNLVSHQSIHTNERPFCCPDCGKGFREKSHLVIHRRIHTEERPYKCGECGKAFTLSSHLIVHHRSHTGERPYQCDQCQKSFMSSGGLVVHQRSHTDERPFQCPDCGQRFNRVSTLNRHRMIHTGERPYECDQCRKQFRSSSDLLSHQLIHTEERPFHCPDCGKGFRQNSVLNRHRRRHTGEGPYECDQCQKGFYTSSELRRHQRIHTDERPFRCPDCGVGFRYNSALIIHRRIHTGERPYQCPQCGKGFIASGSMTKHQKSQH; encoded by the coding sequence atggagagcagcgaggagccggtggcagaggccgtttggagcggctccacggctcggcagggagaagccaacggggaggagaagccgcggagatccctgagcaggaggggctgcaaaggcagagcgcggggatccgagggggaaagagcaagcctgggccatggaggggctcagagatccgagctggggccccgtgagcagctccagggtggggaggagaagccccacaagtgctccgagtgtgggaagagcttcaagcggagatcctgcctgattgtgcaccagagaacccacacgggatctgagggggaaaaacccagcctggagcagggtcagcgctcagagctgggggtccatgagcagctccagggtggggaggagaagccccacaagtgctcggaatgtgggaagagcttcaggtggagatCCAAACTGACTGCCCACCTGAGgggccacaccggggagaggccctttgagtgtgcTGAATGCCATCAGAGGTTTTGCACCAACTCCAATCTCGTCAGTCACCAGAGCATTCACACCAACGAGCGGCCATTTTGCTGTCCCGATTGTGGAAAGGGATTCAGGGAAAAGTCACACCTGGTTATCCACCGACGCATCCACACCGAGGAGAGACCCTATAAGTgcggggaatgtgggaaggccTTCACCTTGAGCTCCCATCTCATTGTCCACCACAGGAGCCACACGGGGGAACGACCCTACCAGTGtgaccagtgccagaagagCTTTATGAGCAGTGGTGGACTCGTGGTTCACCAGCGctcacacacggacgagaggcccttccagtgccccgactgcgggcAGCGCTTCAACCGCGTCTCCACCCTGAACAGGCACCggatgatccacaccggggagaggccctacgagtgtgatcagtgcagGAAACAGTTTCGGAGCAGCTCCGATCTCCTCAGTCACCAGCTCatccacaccgaggagaggccgttccactgccctgactgcgggaagggcttcaggcagAACTCTGTCCTCAACAGGCACCGGCGCAGGCACACCGGGGAggggccctacgagtgtgatcagtgccagaagggctTTTACACCTCGTCTGAACTCCGCaggcaccagcgcatccacacggacgagaggcccttccgctgtcccgattgtggggtgggattcCGGTACAACTCTGCCCTCATcatccaccggcgcatccacactggagagagaccctaccagtgtccccagtgtgggaagggcttcatcGCAAGCGGCAGCATGACCAAACACCAgaagagccagcactga